The genomic segment CAGCTGGACGGCAGCCACGTCGGAATACTGAGCAACGCAGTGGAACTCACGCGGTACCTGGTGCGCTGACCGGTCGCTCCGGCGTACGCGAAGTGCGGACAAGCGTACGGGAACCGCGGACACGTGTGCGCAGAGCGCGGACACGGTGTCAGGAGGCGACGGGTCAGGGGGTGGCGGGGATTTCTGCCTCAGGGGGTTTCGGGGAGCAGGCTTGCCAGAGACTGGTTCCGAAACGGGAGATCCGCACCGTGCCGCGGACGAATCGCGGCCTGCGCAGCGTCCGCGCCGCCGCGACCACGGTCTCGTCGGCCACGAGCACCTCGTACTGGGTCGACAGCGTGCGGTCCTCCGGGCCCAGCTCGGCGAGACCGAACGCCACGAGCCTGGTCACGTAGACGGGCACGGCGTCGGTGAGCGTGACACCGGCGGCCCGGCCCACCGTGGAGGCGTTGCGCACGACGACCCTGTCGCCGCCACCGAGGAACGTGCTCTCGACGACGTCCGTCGTGGGATACCGCTCGCCGTGGGCGAGAAGCTGGAGGACGCGGGCCTCGTCCGGCACCAGCGACCGCACGACCGCGTCGTACAGCCGCCGCCTCGCCTCGTCACGCCCGAGTTCGGCCGACTCGGCGAGGAGCTCCGCCATCCGCGTGCGCAACGGGTGGCTGGTCGCCTCGGCATCACCGGCGAGCAACGTGGGTTGGGAGCGAGGACGTGGTTCGGATGTCTCGACGCCGGGTATCAGGGTCGCCAGCTCGTAACCCGTTCGAGCTGCCCACCCGGCCATCCTGCCTACCCGCCGTACCAGCGCTCCGGTTGCCACATCCTGATGTTGCCCGCCCGCAACCGCAGCGCGCTACCCCTTCGGGTGATGCCGATCGTCCTGTGTGAAACCCCAGAGTTCGAGCGCGTTGCGAATGAAATCCGCACCGATCCGGTTGGCCTGCGCGACGTTGCCCTCCTGCCGTGCGGGAAGCTCGTCGCGGCCGTCGACCACCCGGTCGTTCTCCGAGCACGGATGCTTCCAGTACGCGCCGCACCCGGCGGGACACGGCACCTCGACGGTACGGAGAACGCCGAGCTGCGGCTGCTGCCACGTCAGAACTCCGGCGCCCTCGCACAACATGCAGTCGTCACTTCGGAACCTGGCCGAGTCCTCCGCAGTTCTCACAGGGGTCCTTCCGGTTGGGGGCAAGCCCGGATCCGAGACAACGCGGGCAATTCACCATGTCGCCGAAGTTCATCGTGCATCTTCCTTTGCATTCACGGAAGCGAACACGACTATATTCGCGTGATCGGGCCACTCCCCTTGCGCGACCCCACCATCACCCGTTAGTCGGAGTGGGAACGCGGCTCAGACCGACAGCCACTCCTTCGCCGCGGCCATGCCGTCGACGGTGATCTGGTGGCCCCCGCTGTGCCAGTGCTCGGTGACGTCGCAACCCCGTTCGCGCAGCGCAGCGGCCAGTTCCTGGGCGGGCACCAGCGGGGCCATCGGGTCGCGCCGCCCGTTCACCATCAGCAGCCGGGTGGCGGAGAGGTCGTGGCGGGGCGGCTCGGGGACCGGCATCATCGCCGCGAACAACACCGCCTCGGTGAGCACGTCGGGCCGCAGCAACACCGCGGCCGCCGCGATGTTGGCCCCGTTCGAGAACCCGACGGCCACGAGACGTCGCCCGTCGAGTTCGTAACGGTGACGGGCCTCGGTGACGAAGTCGGCCAGT from the Saccharomonospora azurea NA-128 genome contains:
- a CDS encoding Abi-alpha family protein; this translates as MAGWAARTGYELATLIPGVETSEPRPRSQPTLLAGDAEATSHPLRTRMAELLAESAELGRDEARRRLYDAVVRSLVPDEARVLQLLAHGERYPTTDVVESTFLGGGDRVVVRNASTVGRAAGVTLTDAVPVYVTRLVAFGLAELGPEDRTLSTQYEVLVADETVVAAARTLRRPRFVRGTVRISRFGTSLWQACSPKPPEAEIPATP
- a CDS encoding alpha/beta hydrolase, giving the protein MSELTFEHEFVEGSASAPVLLLLHGTGGSPADILALGKELCPASPMLAPAGPVSERGAARWFRRHAEGVFDTEDVIFRAGQLADFVTEARHRYELDGRRLVAVGFSNGANIAAAAVLLRPDVLTEAVLFAAMMPVPEPPRHDLSATRLLMVNGRRDPMAPLVPAQELAAALRERGCDVTEHWHSGGHQITVDGMAAAKEWLSV